In Nocardioides cavernae, a single genomic region encodes these proteins:
- a CDS encoding GNAT family N-acetyltransferase, which translates to MDADLTLEFFDTPQPFLDAAGELLAANPVLGSVIASVSQRTARELADGRDSWAEAHAPFERWWVVVRDGSGEVVSAVMRTAPFKPHPSFSMPLPDPAARALAAALHERGEVLGGANGALPGAAVLARSTAELVGGEVVTDKATRLWEATSVEVPPAPEGRLRQASEDDAALVLAWFEAFHAEADEQAGREPDPTAGEHNTLDSVLVRIREGVEWLWELPDGTVAHLTGSGLPAYGVGRIGPVYTPKEFRGRGIASYVVGELTRRGLEAGHRMCLFTDRANPTSNKIYAGLGYEPTVDMAEHLVTVPGTP; encoded by the coding sequence ATGGACGCTGACCTCACGCTGGAGTTCTTCGACACCCCGCAGCCCTTCCTCGACGCGGCCGGCGAGCTGCTGGCGGCCAACCCCGTGCTGGGCAGCGTCATCGCGAGCGTGAGCCAGCGGACCGCCCGTGAGCTCGCGGACGGCCGGGACTCGTGGGCCGAGGCCCACGCGCCCTTCGAGCGGTGGTGGGTCGTGGTCCGCGACGGATCGGGCGAGGTCGTGAGTGCGGTGATGAGGACCGCTCCGTTCAAGCCCCACCCGTCCTTCTCGATGCCGCTGCCCGACCCCGCCGCACGTGCGCTCGCCGCCGCCCTCCACGAGCGCGGGGAGGTCCTGGGCGGGGCCAACGGTGCCCTCCCGGGCGCGGCCGTCCTGGCCCGGTCGACGGCCGAGCTGGTCGGGGGAGAGGTCGTCACCGACAAGGCGACCCGCCTGTGGGAGGCCACGTCCGTCGAGGTGCCGCCCGCGCCCGAGGGCCGGCTGCGGCAGGCGAGCGAGGACGACGCCGCGCTCGTGCTCGCGTGGTTCGAGGCGTTCCACGCCGAGGCCGACGAGCAGGCCGGCCGCGAGCCGGACCCGACTGCCGGCGAGCACAACACGCTCGACAGCGTGCTGGTGCGCATCCGCGAGGGCGTCGAGTGGCTGTGGGAGCTCCCCGACGGCACGGTCGCCCACCTGACCGGCTCCGGGCTGCCGGCCTACGGCGTCGGCCGGATCGGCCCGGTCTACACGCCCAAGGAGTTCCGCGGCCGCGGCATCGCGTCGTACGTCGTCGGGGAGCTCACGCGTCGCGGACTGGAGGCGGGCCACCGGATGTGCCTGTTCACCGACCGCGCGAA